Genomic DNA from Leptospira hartskeerlii:
TCTCAGGTATCTTCTTCCGAACTGCGGCCGCGGGTAAAAATTCGCTCAGTTTGGCTTGGGACTATTTTACAGGTTTCTTAAATATCATAGGCGGAAAAGCATTGGTACGCTGGGAAGAATTAGCTGCGTTCATTTTATTCACCTTCCTATGGAATGCGGTTCAATATTATCCAAGCATTAGAGAAAAAATTCAGATTAGATTCCGTTGGTTATTACCTTCCTTCTCCTTTGTTATACTTTTATTAATGGGTATATTCGGGGACGGTGGAGGAGAGTTTATTTACTTCCAATTTTAGGAGCGGCCTCTAAGATTTTCCAATGAAAGATATACTCTCGGCCTTAAGGATACTTGTACTTCTTTCTTTTTTTTCCGGATGTTTTCCACCTTCTTGGATCAGAGAGCTTCCGGAAAGACCTGAGTCTTCCAGCGATATGACTCTGAAGGGAACATATAGTAAGAAACTTCCTCCCTTTTCCCCTTTAACCTCAGTAACTTACAAGGAAAACCAATCTGAAAAATTGGAGTTTTCTACTTCAGAAAAATCATTCCAAAAATACTACTTGAGGGAGATCGAAGAAAAAGGAGAAATCCGACGAATCCAGATAGAAGGGTCCGGAAAATATGAGTCTCGGGGAAATTGGCTTTTACTGATCACACAAAAGATCAAAAAGGAAGAATCCGTTTGGAGAGACGGAAAACAAATCTCAGGTCCTGAAATAAATTTCCTGGAAACTTCCCACAAACTATTATATCATTACGATCCTTCTAACGATTCTTTAATCCCTATGATCTATGAATCAGGATACAGAGAAAAACCTTTTGGTGTCGTGGAAGGGACAAATACACCGTATGCAGAAGATGAATTATTCAAGATCTCTCGCAGGAATTATTCTAAGAAAGAATACCAAGGCCATGCCTATTTCAAGGTAAGATGAGAAGTTCCACTACGATCAAACATTATTTTAAAGATGCTTGGCCGGTTTTGATCGTGCTAAATCTTTCCATTTTAGGCAGTTTGGGAATAGGGCTTAAATTTTATACTCTACCAATTAGAGTTCCGATCGTTTTAATCTTAGTATGTTGTTTCACCTTATTCATTAATTTTTCCGCATTCGTTTTGTTTATCACGGAAAAGATCCTACCTAGAGAGCAGGAATTCGGAAAGATCATCAAACGATTCCGTAGAGGGGACAGTAGGATGCAAAACTACGTTCTTCCTTTGGATTATGTGGATGAAAATTACGAGATCCGCGGAAGATGTATGACCTATAACCCGATCGGAGGGGACTTCTATAATTTCTTAAAAGACAAAGAAGGAAATTATTGGATGGGGATAGGAGACACTTCCGGTCACGGATATGTTGCCGGACTCTTCAGCCTAATGATCATGAACCAAATGGGCCATCTGGTTCATAAATTCGAAACTCCACATGAGATCATAGACCAAATATTAGAACATTTGGAAGAAAGAACCAACACTTATCCTCATATTCACCGTAGCTTATACGCAACTTTCCTTTTAATGAAGGCTGATAGTAAGGGGAATTTTCTACATTCAGGAATTCATCCAAGCCTAGTTTTGTATAAGAGTAAAGAAGACAAAACGTATGTGGTTAGCACGGACGGAAAATTCCTTTCTACTGTGATGAATTCACCTCTAAAAAAACCGAAACCTTCTCAAAGTTTTAAGATGGATAGGGACGATATATTGTTCTGTTTCACTGACGGATTATTCGAACAAAAGAACAGAAGTATTGGCGGATACTACGGAGAAAATTTATATAAATTTCTGGAAACAGCTCCTAAGAAGAATATCCGTAAACTCATAGACGATCTATTTTCCGACGTAGTAAAACATACAGGCGGAAGAATACAAGACGACATGAGTCTTCTAGTGATCAGAAAATTTTAAGAACTTAATTTACTCTTGAACAAACGGAAATAATCGGCGATTCTGTAAGAATGGACCATGAATATTGGGTCGTAAGACTTTCAGGAATCCTAGTCTGGAACGAAAGAGACATTCGTAAAATTCTCCGCGTAGTTTCCGATAGTAGCCTTGTCACAGGACTCACGGAAGAAGAGACACTGGACTTTTTACAATACGGCTTTGAAGAAGAGTTAGATTCCTTAAAACAGACTTACG
This window encodes:
- a CDS encoding PP2C family protein-serine/threonine phosphatase, which translates into the protein MRSSTTIKHYFKDAWPVLIVLNLSILGSLGIGLKFYTLPIRVPIVLILVCCFTLFINFSAFVLFITEKILPREQEFGKIIKRFRRGDSRMQNYVLPLDYVDENYEIRGRCMTYNPIGGDFYNFLKDKEGNYWMGIGDTSGHGYVAGLFSLMIMNQMGHLVHKFETPHEIIDQILEHLEERTNTYPHIHRSLYATFLLMKADSKGNFLHSGIHPSLVLYKSKEDKTYVVSTDGKFLSTVMNSPLKKPKPSQSFKMDRDDILFCFTDGLFEQKNRSIGGYYGENLYKFLETAPKKNIRKLIDDLFSDVVKHTGGRIQDDMSLLVIRKF